A genomic segment from Nicotiana sylvestris chromosome 1, ASM39365v2, whole genome shotgun sequence encodes:
- the LOC138877722 gene encoding uncharacterized protein, with protein MDPLKYIFQKPMPTGRLAKWKILFIEFNIVYVTRTAMKAQVLADYLAENPVDDEYMPLSTYFLDEEINSIEEVVPDDHPVWKMYFDGAVNIKGVGIGAILILPIGHHYPAMARLRFFCTNNTAEYEACIVGLKIAIDLDMHELLVMGDSDLLI; from the coding sequence atggatcctttgaagtacatattccaaaaaccAATGCCCACTGGAAGGCTCGCAAAATGGAAAATCCTGTTCATAGAGTTCAAcatcgtctatgtcactcgcaccgcgatgaaagcacaggtTTTGGCAGAttatttggcagagaatccagttgatgatGAGTACATGCCACTTAGCACATACTTCCTAGACGAAGAGATCAACTCAATAGAGGAAGTGGTTCCAGACGATCACCCTGtatggaaaatgtattttgatgggGCTGTCAATATCAAAGGAGTTGGGATCGGGGCAATACTCATCTTACCTATTGGACATCATTACCCTGCAATGGCCCGACTTCGGTTTTTCTGTACCAATAATACGGCAGAATACGAAGCTTGTATCGTGGGTTTGAAAATAGCCATCGATCTGGATATGCATGAACTATtggttatgggagattctgacttgcttATCTAG